From the Corticium candelabrum chromosome 2, ooCorCand1.1, whole genome shotgun sequence genome, one window contains:
- the LOC134176251 gene encoding uncharacterized protein LOC134176251, producing the protein MKTTDNCNRVTLAYLTALILLAAMETTARNSSTGSFARCSSCFKDEGPCDINSTTPYDNHTVVQCNKADEVCFTQSFLITTSNPNIFAIVRGCDTVPPTGSLCSLEIILGHQFISCHCYCRQTICSVLTKSSDANIQGCLQPIVLTSQVPTPSMSLATNGFGHGKTLYLTQVPTSSMSLATNGSGHGKTLNLTTTVKSIQPSGAKTPGNTMLNNIAVKLGVTLLLQAYLLI; encoded by the exons ATGAAAACAACAG ATAATTGCAACAGAGTGACACTAGCCTATCTGACGGCACTAATTCTATTAGCAGCAATGGAAACGACAG CACGCAATTCAAGCACTGGCTCATTTGCACGTTGCTCGTCATGTTTCAAGGATGAAGGTCCATGTGACATCAATAGTACAACGCCTTACGACAACCACACTGTCGTGCAATGCAACAAAGCCGATGAAGTCTGTTTTACTCAATCTTTCCTCATAACGACTTCCAATCCGAATATATTTGCTATCGTGCGTGGATGCGACACTGTGCCACCAACCGGATCCCTCTGCAGCCTTGAAATAATCCTCGGTCACCAATTCATCTCATGCCACTGCTACTGTCGACAGACAATTTGCAGTGTCCTTACAAAATCTT CGGACGCCAACATTCAAGGTTGTTTACAACCCATTGTACTGACATCCCAAGTGCCTACTCCTTCTATGAGTCTAGCTACAAACGGATTCGGACATGGCAAAACATTGTATTTGACCCAAGTGCCTACTTCTTCTATGAGTCTAGCTACAAACGGATCCGGACATGGCAAAACATTGAATTTGACAACGACGGTAAAATCAATACAACCATCTG GTGCCAAGACCCCCGGTAACACCATGCTTAATAATATAGCCGTGAAACTTGGAGTCACTCTACTTCTGCAAGCATACCTCCTAATTTGA